The genomic region CGCACGCCCGCACATCGAGTAGTTGCCGGCGCCGTAGGAGCCGCCGATCACCACGGTCAGCTTCGGCACCCGCGCGCACGCCACCGCCGTGACCATCTTGGCGCCGTGTTTGGCGATGCCACCCGCCTCGTAGTCGCGGCCCACCATGAAGCCCGAGATGTTCTGCAGGAACACCAGCGGGGTGTTGCGCTTGTCGCACAGTTCGATGAAATGCGCGCCCTTGAGCGCGGATTCACCGAACAGCACCCCGTTGTTGGCGATGATGCCGACCGGGTGGCCGTGGATGCGGGCGAACCCGGTGACCAGGGTGGTGCCGTATTCGGCCTTGAACTCCGCGAAGTCGCCGCCGTCGACGATGCGGGTGACGACCTCGTGCACGTCGTAGGGCACCCGGGAGTCGACCGGGACGACGTCGTAGAGCTCGGTCTGGTCGGCGATGGGGTCCACCGTCGGCAGCACGTCCCACGGCGGGGCCTGTTTGGGTCCGAGCGTCGCGACGATGCGCCGCACGATGCGCAGCGCGTCGCGGTCGTCGTGCGCGAGATGGTCGGTCACACCGGAGGTCTTGGAGTGCAGGTCGCCGCCGCCGAGCTCCTCGGCGGTCACCACCTCACCCGTCGCCGCCTTCACCAGCGGTGGGCCGCCGAGGAAGATGGTGCCCTGGTTGCGCACGATCACGGCCTCGTCGCTCATCGCGGGCACGTACGCCCCGCCGGCGGTGCAGGATCCGAGCACCGCCGCGATCTGCGGGATGCCCTGCGCGGACATGGTGGCCTGGTTGTAGAAGATGCGGCCGAAGTGGTCGCGGTCGGGGAACACCTCGTCCTGGCGCGGCAGGAACGCCCCGCCGGAGTCGACGAGATAGATGCACGGCAGCCGGTTCTGCGCGGCGACCTCCTGGGCGCGCAGGTGCTTCTTCACCGTGATCGGGTAGTACGTGCCGCCCTTGACGGTGGCGTCGTTGGCGACGATCACGCACTCGCGGCCGGACACCCGCCCGATACCGGTGATGATCCCCGCGCCCGGGCACTCGTCGTCGTACATGCCGTTGGCCGCCAGCGGCGTGAGCTCCAGGAACGGGCTGCCCGGATCGAGCAGACCGTCCACCCGGTCCCGGGGCAGGAGCTTGCCGCGGCTGACGTGGCGCTCGCGGGCGCGTTCCGGTCCGCCCAGCGCGGCGGCGGCCAGTTTCGAACGAAGCTCGTCAACCAGCGCGAGGTGTGCCTCGCGATGTGTAGACCGCGGTGTCATCGGCGACCCGTTCTCAGTTAATGGCGACTAACTCGTGGTACGTTAGCCACGATTAACTGAGTTGTCTAGAGCCTCGGAGCCGCTGTGTCCCCTACGGTCCCCGACGCGACCGCGCGCAGCAGGGCCAAGTCCGACCGCCGGTCCAAACTGATCGCCGCGGCGGAGCGGTTGATGGCCGACCGCGGCTATCTCGCGGTGCGGCTGGAGGACATCGGCGCCGCCGCCGGCGTCAGCGGTCCGGCGATCTACCGGCACTTCCCGAACAAGGAGGCGCTGCTCGTCGAGTTGCTGGTCGGCATCAGCACGCGGCTGCTCGCCGGGGGCCGCGAGGTGGTCGCCAACGCACAGGATCCGCGCCGGGCGCTGGACGGGCTGATCGAGTTCCACCTCGACTTCGCACTGGGCGAGCCCGATCTCATCCGGATCCAGGACCGCGATCTGAACAATCTGCCGCCCGCCGCCAAGCGCCAGGTGCGCAAATCGCAGCGGCAGTACGTCGAGATCTGGGTGGATGTGCTTCGGCGGCTTAACGATTCGCTCGACGAGGGCGATGCGCGGGTGATGGCCCATGCGGCGTTCGGCCTGATGAACTCGACACCGCATGCGCTCAAGCCGAACACGAAAACGACCGAGACCAACCCGCGGGTCATCTTGAAGGCGATGACCGTCGCGGCGTTGGCCTCGGTCGGTTAAGCGGTTAGATCAGGGCCGGTTAATACCAGGCTCGCCTGCCACCGACCGGGCGGCCGACCGAGCCGAGGATCCAGAACACGGCGCCGACGACCATCAGGATGACGCCGATCGTCCAGAGGATGTTGATCCCGAGAACCAGCCCGAGGATCAGCAGGATTGCTCCGAGAATGATCATGATTGTTCCTTTCGAACTCTTCCGAAACTTCCAGTGACTACTGGCTGGGCTCGGGCAGGTTGCAGCTGCTGACCTTGGGGTTGACGCCCGCGTAGTTGAGCGGACCGACGACCACCGTCAGCGCGATGCTTCCCGCTGTCGCGCAATTGGTTTCACTGGTGGAGAAGTAACCCCGCTGGTAGGCGGCGACGACACCGATGAGCAACCAGACGAGGACGATGACGCCCAGGATTCCGCCGCCTCGCATGCTGTGCCTCCTTAGTCGGGGGACTCGAATCACCTGAACTCGAGCGTGAGCAGCGTTTACCCGGCGGAAAATTCACCCAAACCTGGCCGGGGCGACAATTTGATCAAGAAATTCGGTCACGCCGAGGCGGCCGCGCTGAACGACGTGAGCAGCCACTCGGTCATCGCCTTGACCAGCACCGCCCGGTTCTCGCGGCGGTCGATCTCATGGCCGTCGTCGTCGAAGGTCAGCAGTTCGGTGCGGCGGCCCAGCGCGCGCAGCGTGTCGTACATCTGCAGGGATTCGGTGGGCGGCACGTTGGTGTCGTTGAGGCCGTGCACCAGCAGCAGCGGCGCGGTGAGCGCGTCGGCGCGCTGCAGCGGCGACAGCTGCTCGAGCAGGTCGCGGTCGCTGATCGGGTGGCCGTATTTGGGGTACGCCGCCGCGGCGATCCACGGTTCGGTGGTGCGGTACCAGGTGTTCAGGTCGCTCATGCCGCAGATGCTGATGCCCGCGGCGAACCGGTCGGGGTGAAACGTCAGCGCCGCCTGCGTGAGGTAGCCGCCGTAGGACCAGCCGCAGCAGGCGATGCGGTCCGCCGGGGCCACCCCACGCTCGACGAGGTGGTCGACGGCGTCGGCGACGTCGTCGATGGCGGCGAACCGGCGCTCGCGGTCGTCGGCGTGCATGAAGCTGCGCCCGAACCCGCCCGAGCCGCGCACGTTGGGCACGAACACCGCGATGCCCTGCTCCAGCAGCGGCGGGAAGAACTCGTTGTACCCGGGCCTGCCCTGGCCCTCGGGCCCGCCGTGCAGGAACAGCATCGCCCCGATCGTCGGCACCCCGGCGGGCGGGCGGAACAGCCAGCCGCTGAACGGCAGGCCGTCGCGCGCGACGAGTCTCTCCAGGGTCGGGTCGGCGGCCACCGGACCGGAGCTGGGTTCGCGGTCGACGGGCTCCCATTCGCGGCTGCGCGGGTCGACGAGCTCGACGGTCGGCGGGGTGGACGGGCCCTCGACGGTCAGCGCCAGCATGTTGCCGCCGGCGCTGATGGACAGCTGGCTGGCCACCATGCCGGGCAGCGGGATCGGCGGGTGCAGCGTGTTGTCGGCCAGCTCGAGGATCTGTAATTCACTGGCGCCCTGCATGTTCCACAGCAGCGCCACCGTCGAGAGGTCGTCGCTGACGGTGAACTCGTCGAGCTCGCAGTCGGGCCGCTCGGCCAGCACCTGGTAGGCGACGCCGTCGGGGGTGACGGTGACCTCCAGCAGGCGGGCGTACTCGGCGCCGTTCTCGCTGCGAATCAGGGCGCGCAGATAGCCGTCGGGGTTGTCGGGTCCGTACGGGTGGTACAGCTCGAAGGTCTCCCCCTCCAAGCCGGCGCGCAACCGGCGCGGGCGCTGGTCGTCGAGGATCACACCGGTGTCGGTCGTCGAGCCGGGATCGTAAGGCAGCAGCGCGGTTTCGATTCCGTCGCGCAACATGATCAGGTCGCGGTAGCCGCGGGGGCCGACGCGCACCAGCGCCGCACCGGCCCAGGCGTCGACCAGGCGGCCGCCGGAGCGGCGGTCGAGCACCGTGGTCGCGCCGGTGGCCGGGTCGATCAGACACGAGCTGCCGACCCCGTCGTCGCCGGTGAGGATCGCCGCGACCCGGGTGCCGTCCCAGTTGATCAGTTCGGCGGTGCCCTCGGTGGTCCCGTCCGGCCACGAGTCGATGCGATGCGCGTCACGGTCGTCGGGATCGGTTGTCACCACCCAGATCTGGGTGCGGCTACTGCCGTCGGGGGCCACCTCGCAGGCCAGCCAGTGGCCGTCGGCGGAGTGCAGCACCCGGGTGACCGGCCCGTCGACGGGCAGTTCGACGTCGCGTGAGGAGCTGGCCCGCCAGCCGCGCAGGAACCGCTGCACCGCGCGGGGGAAGCCGCCGTCGTCGACCAGATGGGCGAACGCCGTCGCGTCCGGTGACATGGACGCGCCGTAGACCCGGCGAACCTGCGTACCCACCGGTCTCATTCTGCATGCCGGAGCTGCCCGCCGCCGGGCGACCGTGACGGCGCTCGCGGCCAACTGTGCGGTTGCCCAGGTAGCCTCGCAGCCATGAGGTGGGCATGACCGAGACACCACGGCGCGGAAGCGGCGAGGAACCGCAGGCCTACGGCTATCCCGGGTACACCGACCCCGCATACGCCAGCCAGGCCTACGGCCCCACTTATCAACCGCCGGTGATACCCGCGCCTACCCGGCAGCTTCCGACGTACCCGGGCGGCTACGACCCGTACGGGACCGGCCAGTACTACGCGACGGGCCAGTACGGGCAGCCGCCGTACCCGCCGGGCGGGGAGCCGCCGCCGGAGCCGGAGAAGCCGAAGTCGCCGCGCTGGCTGTGGGCGCTGGCGGGCATCGCGGCGTTGACGGTGGTCGGGCTGGTGATCGCCCTGGTCATCGTGAACAGCTCCAAGCAGGAGACGCTGGTGGCGCCGCCGCCGATGGACGAGCCCAGCTTCAGCACGCCGCCGACGTCGCGCACCCCGACGACGGTGCCGCGGCCGACGGTGCCGCCGTCGACCAGGCCGTCGGTGCCGCGCCAGCCGGGGGTGCCCGCCCCCACGTATCCGACGTCGCCGCGCACCACCCAGCCGGGCGTCACGCAGACCGTCGTCTACGTCGTCAACGGCACCGGCCGGGCGATCAACATCACCTACGTCGACACCGGCGGCCTGCTGCAGACCGAGTTCAACGTGCTGCTGCCGTGGCGCAAGGAGGTGCAGTTGGCCGAGCCGGCGAGCTCGACGGCCAGCATCAGCATCATCAACGTCGGCCGCGAGGTGAACTGCTCGATCACCGTGGACGGGACCGTCGTCGAGCAGCGCACCGGCGCCGGCCTGACGATCTGCACCGGTATCCGCTAGCGCCGCGCGGGCACCCGCACCAGCAGCATCGCCACCAACCCGGCGGCCAGCACCGCGACCAGCCCGCCCATCCCGGCGCGGTCGGTGCCGAACATCGCGATGAACAGCGAGAACAGCATCGGCGCGACGTAGGACACCGCCCGGCCGGTGGTGGTGTAGAGGCCGAACGCCACTCCCTCCTTGCCCTCGGCGGACATCCGCAGCATCAGGGTGCGCGCGGCCGACAGCGTCGGGCCGATGAACAGGCACAGCGTCAGCCCGCACACCCAGAACGCCAGCGGGCCGTCGAGCGCCATCAGGGTCAGGGCGGTGGCGATCAGCGCGGTCAGCGACGCCACGATCACCGGTTTGGGGCCGAACCGGTCGTCGAGCAGACCGCCGAGTAGCGCGCCGAGCGCGGCGACGGTGCTGGCGCAGACGCCGAACAGCAGCACGTCGGCGCCGGATATGCCGTAGACGTTGACGCCGAGCACGGCGCCGAACGCGAAGATCCCGGTCAGCCCGTCGCGGAAGATGGCGCTGGCGATCAGGTAGTAGACGACGTTGTGGTCGCGGCGCCATTCGCTGACGATCTCCGTCCACAGCACCCGGTAGCCCCCGAAGAAGGCCCCGAGGACGCCGGTGGCCGCCCGGGGTTCGGCGTCGCGGGGCGCGCTGGGCACCGCGAACAGCACGGGCAGGGCGAACACCGCGAACCAGGCGGCGGTCAGCAGCATCGCCGCGCGCACGTTCTGGCCGTCGGCGGCGGGCAGGCCGAGCAGGCCGCGGGTGTCACCGTCGCCGGCGATGAAACCGAAGTAGGCGATCAGCAGCAGCGCGACGCTGCCGAGATAGCCCAGGCCTAAACCCATTCCGGAGATCTGGCCGGAGGTCTGCGGGGTGGACAGTTGCCGCAGCATCGCGTTGTACGGCACGGTGGCCAGCTCGTTGCACGCCACCGCCGCGGCCAGCAGCACCAGGCCGGGGACCAGGTAGTGGTAGTCGTCGCGGATGAGGCTCATCGCGGCGGTCAGCGCCACGGCGGCCACGGTCAGCACGGCCAGCACGCGGCGCCGCCGCCACGGCGCGTCGACCCAGACGCCGGTGACGGGCGCGAGCACCGCCACCACCACCCCGGCGATGCCGAGCGCCCAGCCCAGCCAGCTGGCCGGGCTGGCCGAGCCCGGCAGATCGTCGCCGACGGCGCTGGTCAGATAGACCGAGAACACGAATGTGACGACCATCGCGTTCAGGCCGGTCGCGCCGAAATCCCACAGCGCCCAGGCGGTGATCTGCCGCCGACCCCCGATCCGCACGGACGGCGGCGAATTGCTCATGGTCGCCCACGATATAGTCCCGCCCATGCCAGTTCCCGCTCCCAGTGCGGACGCCCGCGCCGTCGTCACCGGCGCTTCGCAGAACATCGGTGAGGCGCTGGCGGTCGAGCTCGCCGCCCGCGGCCACCACCTGATCATCACCGCCCGTCGCGAGGACGTGCTGCGCAAGCTGGCCGACCGGCTGACCGCGCAGTACGGCGTGACCGTCGAGGTGCGGCCCGTCGACCTGACCGACCCCGCCGCACGTGCGGCGTTCTGCGAGGAGCTGTCGACGCGCAACATCTCGATCCTGTGCGCCAACGCCGGTACCGCGACGTTCGGCCCGATCACCAAGCTGGATCCCGCCGGCGAGAAGGCGCAGGTGCAGCTGAACGTGCTCGGGGTGCACGACCTGGTGCTCGCGGTGCTGCCCGGCATGGTCGAGCGCAAGGCCGGCGGCATCCTGATTTCCGGTTCGGCGGCGGGCAATTCGCCGATCCCGAACAACGCGACCTACGCGGCCAGCAAGGCGTTCGCCAACACGTTCAGCGAGTCGCTGCGCGGCGAGCTGAAGAAGGACGGGGTGCACGTCACGCTGCTGGCCCCCGGCCCGGTGCGCGAGACGCTGCCCTCCGAGGAGGAGCAGTCGCTCGTGGAGCGGCTGATCCCGGACTTCCTGTGGATCTCGACGCAGTACACGGCCAAGCAGTCGCTGGATGCGTTGGAGCGCAACAAGATGCGCATCGTGCCCGGGGTGACGTCGAAGGCGATGTCGGTGGCCTCGGGGTACGCGCCGCGCGCGATCGTGACGCCGATCGTCGGCGCGATCTACAAGAAGCTCGGCGGCGGCTGAGCCTTCGTCAGCGGCGGCGCCGGGTGCGACGGCTGCCGGTGCCGAGGATGCTGCGGGTGATCTCGCGGCCGATCACGGTGCCCGCCGAACGCATCGCGCTCTTGAACGCCGGACTGTTGACCACCTTCTCGAACATGCTGGGCTCGACGGTCTTGCGCACCCGCACCTCGCCGGAGGTGCTGGCCTGACCCGAGACCGGCGGCAGCGGCGGCGGCAGCACGTCACCGGTCGCGGGCACCGGAGCCTGGGTGGGCTCGGGTTCGGCGTAGCGCGCGGTGAGCATCTCGTAGGCCGACTCGCCGTCGACGGTCTGGCCGTACTCGGCCTGCAGCGGGCTGGCCTTGGCCGCGGCGGCGATGGCGTCGGCGCCGATGGTGTCCATCAGTGAGCGCGGCGCACGCATCCGCGTCCACGCCACCGGGGTGGGCGCACCCTTCTCCGACAGCACGGTGACCACCGCCTCGCCGATCCCCAGCGAGGTCAGCGCCGACTTCAGGTCGTACACCGTGGTTTTCGGGTAGGTGCGGACGGTCTTGGTCAGCGCCTTCTCGTCGTCGGGGGTGAACGCCCGCAGCGCGTGCTGGATGCGCGCGCCGAGCTGGGAGAGCACGTCGTTGGGGACGTCGGTGGGCAGCTGGGTGCAGAAGAACACGCCGACGCCCTTGGAGCGGATCAGCTTCACCGTCTGCTCGACCTGCTCCAGGAACGCCTTGGAGGCGTCGTTGAACAGCAGGTGGGCCTCGTCGAAGAAAAACACCAGCTTGGGCTTGTCGAGGTCGCCGACCTCGGGCAGCGAGGTGAACAGGTCGGCCAGCACCCACATCAGGAAGGTGGAGAACAGCACCGGACGCAGGCCCTGGTTGCCGAGCTCGACGAGGGTGATGATGCCGCGCCCCTGCTCGTCGACGCGCAGCAGGTCCTCGGTCTCGAGTTCGGGTTCGCCGAAGAACGTGTCCCCGCCCTCGGCCTCGAGGTTGACCAGGGCGCGCAGGATGACGCCGGCGGTGGTCGGCGACACCGCGCCCAGGGATTTGAGCTCGGGCTTGCCCTCGTCGCTGGTGAGGTACTTGATCACCTCGCGCAGGTCCTTGAGGTCCAGCAGCGGCAGCCCCTTCTGGTCGGCCCAGTGGAAGATCAGGCCGAGGGTGGACTCCTGGGTCTGGTTCAGGCCGAGCACCTTCGACAGCAGGATCGGGCCGAAGCTGGAGATCGTCGCGCGCACCGGCACCCCGATGCCCTCGGTGCCCAGCGACAGGAACTCGACGGGGTAGCCGGTGGGGGTCCAGTCGTCGCCGGTGTCCCTGGCGCGCGCCTCGGTGTTGGCGTTGGCCTCCCCCGGCCGCGACAGCCCGGACAGGTCGCCCTTGATGTCGGCCATCACCACCGGCACCCCGGCGGCGGACAGCTGTTCGGCGAGCACCTGCAGGGACTTGGTCTTGCCGGTGCCGGTGGCGCCCGCGATCAGGCCGTGGCGGTTGACGGTGCGCAGCGGGATGCGGACCCGGGCGGTGGGGTCACAGACGCCGTCGACGACGACGGTGCCGAGCTCGAGTGCGGCGCCCGAAACGGCATACCCGGCGGCGATCTGCTGTGCGGGGGTGGCGGTCGGCTCACTGGTCACAGCAGGCACCCTAACCCGCGTCACGGCCGTTACGGGCGGGTGGAGCGGGCCTGGCGGGGCCGGAAGGCTTACTGTGAGCGTCGTGCGCGACGAACTGGTGTGGATCGACTGCGAGATGACAGGGCTCGATCTCAAGTCCGACCGGCTCATCGAGATTGCCGTACTGGTGACCGATGCGGACCTCAACATCCTCGGTGACGGCATCGACGTGGTGATCCACGCCGACGAGGAGGCGTTGTCCTCGATGATCCCGGTGGTCAAGGACATGCACACCCGCTCCGGCCTGATCGACGAGGTGCGGGCCTCGACGGTCACGGTGGCCGAGGCCGAGGAGATGGTGCTCAGCTACATCCGCGACCACGTCAAACAGGCGAAGACGGCGCCGCTGGCCGGCAACTCGATCGCCACCGACCGCGGCTTCATCGCCCGCGACATGCCCAAGCTCGACGACTACCTGCACTACCGGATGATCGACGTCAGCTCAATCAAGGAGTTGTGCCGGCGGTGGTATCCGCGGATCTACTTCGGGCAGCCGGAGAAGGGCCTGGCGCACCGCGCGCTGGCCGACATCCACGAGTCGATCCGCGAGCTCCAGTACTACCGGCGCACCGCGTTCGTCCCCCAGCCCGGGCCGTCTACCAGCGATATCGCGGCGATCGCCGGTGAGTTGGGCCCGCCGAACGGACAGACAAAGGGAGCCGATTCGGCTACTGAGCACCAGAGCGGCTAATATCGACAGGCCGCATCCGCCCGACAGGGTGAGCGCGGCGATGGTGGCTGTAGTTCAGTTGGTAGAGCACCAGGTTGTGATCCTGGCTGTCGCGGGTTCGAGTCCCGTCAGCCACCCCGACTGGTAACACCGCCCCACCTGCAGACGCGGGTGGGGCGGTGTTCTTTTCGGTCCTTACGCCGAACGTGAAGTTATGTGCGAGAAATCGCCGAAATCTCGACCACAAGCTCACGTTCGACGCGCGAGAACGGGCCTAGACGCCCGCGTTACCGGCCTTCCACTGCTCCCACGGGATGTTCCAGTCCCCCAGCCCGTCGGTGCCCGGCAGCGTCGAGCCCACGGTGTTGAGGACCTCGACGATGTCGCCGCGCTTGGTGTTCTCGTAGAACCACTGACCGTTGCTGGTGCTGACGTTGATGCAGCCGTGGCTGACGTTGGCCGAGCCCTGGCTGCCCACCGACCACGGCGCGGCGTGCACGTAGATGCCGCTGTAGGAGATCTGGGTGGCCCAGTCGACCTCGGTGCGATACCCGTTGGGCGAGTTGACCGGGACGCCGTAGGTCGACGAGTCCATCACCATGTGGCTGAACCGGTCGCCGACGATGTAGGTGCCCCGGTTGGTGGGCGTGCTGTTCTTGCCCATCGACACCGGCATGGTCTTGATCACCTCACCGTTGCGTTTCACCGTCATCGTCTTGGTGTTGTCGTCGACGATGGCGATCACCTCGTCGCCGATGGTGAAGTGCGTCGAGACATCGTCCTGGCCGAACAGGCCGTCACCCAGGTCGACGCCGTAGGTGTTCACCTCGACGGTGACCTTGGTGCCGGGCTTCCAGTACTCGGCCGGCCGCCACCGCACCTCGCGGTTGTTCAGCCAGTAGAACGCGCCCTCGACCGGCGGATCCGTTGTGATCTTGATCGCTTTCTGGGCGGCCAGCCGGTTCGGGATGTTCTCGTCGAACCGCACCGCCACCGGTTGGCCGACGCCGACGACCTCGCCCTCGCTGGGCACCACGTACGGCATGGTCAGGTTCTCGGGCGAATGCGTCTCGAACGTCATCTGCCGCCGGGTGACCCCGCCGAGGCCCAGCGACTCCGCGGTCAGCGTGTAGCGCTTGTTGAAGCCGAGCGGCTCAGCGGTGGACCAGGTCAGCCCGTCCGGGCTGAGTTCGCCCTGGATGGTGCGGCCGTCCTCGTTGGTCATGGTGACCGCGCCCAGCACCCCGCCCTCGGCGGTGACCGTCACCGGCGAGTCGACGCTGACGCCGACGGCGCCGTCGGTCACCGACGCGGTGAGCTTGGGAACCAGCAGATCGCCGAACGGGGTGCCCTTGTCGACGATCACCTGCGGCTCAGGCGCCGGCTGGTTGCCGCCGCAGGCCGACAGTGACAGCGCCAAGGCGGGGATCAGCACGATGGTCAGCAACCATGCACGCCGACGCGGACGGGCCACAGCACGGACTCGCCACATTTTATGAACTCCACCTCGCAGCCGACATCGAATGACGTTGGGACCAGTCTAAGGGCAATCTGCACCTGCGGAGCGGCGGCGGCGACGCATCCGAAAAACCCCTCGTGACCACGCGATTTCATATTGCAGCCCGAGGGCTGTTATTGTCTCACACGCAGCGCCGTTAGCTCAGTTGGTAGAGCAGCTGACTCTTAATCAGCGGGTCCGGGGTTCGAAACCCTGACGGCGCACTTTCAATTCACCGGGAAGACGCGATCGTGGCAACCGCCACGGTCGCGTCTGTTTTTTATCGGGCGTCTCAGCGGCGACACCATACCCTCGGGTATCCAACTGTCAAACGTTGCCACTTACTTTTCCGTTGATTTTTTCGCCGATCTTGTCCAGAATGCGAAGGAGTGTGCTGGAATCGACGCACACGCAGCTTTTTCACCCGCTGCCTGCGACAAAGCATCGTTGCGGAGAGAGAGGCTGCAGGATGAAATCTGCGAGTTTGATCAGGTCGAAGACAGGGACTTCTGCTACAGTTTTGTTAGCTGGAAGGGCTGCCACCGGACACGCACCGGTCACGGCAGATGGAAGATAAGGAATTAGCTGATGTCGCCGGTAGGCGGATCGTTCGGAAGGGGCGCCAGTGGCGCCGAGTCCGCCGAGGGCGTAACTCCGCAAATCCCCGTCTCGGTGTACACCTGCAGCCGGATCGGCCGCGTCGCCAATCCTCCCGGCTTCTCGCTCTCCGACTGGCTGCGCGCCCGGCGTCGCTGACCGCGCCGGCCACCGACGCGTAAGACATCATCGGCGGCCGGTTGCCGCCAACGGTAGATCAGCGCCGGATCCGGCGCACCACGAGCACGAGCGTCAACACGCCCACCCCCGCCAGCGAGATCATCACCGGCGGCTTCGTCACGAACCGCACCGCGGCGGCCTTGACGTCATCAGCCAGCCGGCTGGGATTGGCGCGCTGGGCGAGGGTGTCGACCGTCGCCGCCAGCTGTTCGCGCGCCTGATCGATGTCCCGCTTGATGTCCTCGGGATCGCGGTCCGCCACGTGCGCCTCCAAGCCGCTGTCGGTTGCTGCTCCCCTCACGGAGCCTGCCGATCTACCCTAAAGCAGCCCGCGCTGGCAGCAGCGCACCGGTCGACAGAAGGGATGCCCGCGCCGTGCCACAGACTCCGCGCCTCGAGGTTGGCGACAAAGCCCCGGCCTTCAGCCTGCCCGACGCCGACGGCAACATCGTGAACCTCTCCGACTACAAGGGCCGCAAGGTCGTGGTGTACTTCTACCCCGCCGCGATGACCCCGGGCTGCACCAAGCAGGCGTGTGATTTCCGGGACAGCCTCGCCGAGCTCAACGAAGCCGGGCTCGACGTCATCGGCATCTCCCCCGACAAGCCCGAGAAGCTGGCCAAGTTCCGCGACCGGGACCAACTGAACTTCCCGCTGCTGTCGGACCCGGACAAGAAGGTGCTCACCGCCTGGGGCGCCTACGGCGAGAAGACGATGTACGGCAAGACCGTGCAGGGCGTCATCCGCTCGACGTTCGTCGTCGACGAGAAGGGCAAGATCGAGGTGGCCCAGTACAACGTGCGCGCCACCGGCCACGTCGCCAAGCTGCGCCGTGACCTGTCCGTGTGACGGTTACAGCGTGAACAGCTGATTCATCCGGGGAACCGTTGCCGGCCATCCGAATTCGCGGTCGATCCGCCTACGCAGCGTGTCCGCGGCCTGCGGTTCGCCGTGGACGACGAACGTACGCCGCGGTGCGGAGGTGAAGCCGGAGGCCCAGCGCATCAGCTCGTCCGCGTCGGCGTGGGCGGACAGCATCCGCAGGTTGACCACCTGCGCGTTGATCGGGATCCACTCCCCGAAGATCTTCAGGAAGCGCTCCCCCTCGGCGATCGACCGGCCGCGGGTGCCGGGCACCTGATAGCCGGTCACCATGATCGTGTTGCGGGGATCCGGCCCGAACGCCCTGAGGTGGTGCAGAACCCGGCCGCCGCTGGCCATTCCGCTGGCCGAGATCACCACCTTCGGGTCGCGGCTGGCCGAGATCTCCATCGACTCCTCGACCTCCCGGGCGTAGGTGGCCATCGCGCGCATGCCCTCGTACACCTGCGGCGCCAACCGGTGGTCGCTCTGGTGGGTGCGCAGCAGATCGCTGGCGTTGATCGCCATCGGGCTGTCCAGGTAGATCGGCACGTCGGCGAGCCTGCCCGCTTCCCGCAGCCGCCACAGGTGGTACAGCAGCGTCTGGGTCCGGCCCACCGCGAACGCCGGGATCACCACGGTGCCACCGCGTTCCACGGTCGCGTTGACGGCCTCGGCGAGGGCGTCAGCCGGGTCGACGCGCTCGTGCAGCCGGTCACCGTAGGTGGATTCGATGACCAGGTAGTCGGCGGCGGGCACCGGTTCGGGATCCAGCATGAGCGGGTCGTCGTAGCGGCCCAGGTCGCCGCTGAACACGATGCGCCTGCCCTGCCAGACCAGCTCGACGGTGGCCGCGCCCAGGATGTGCCCGGCGCGCCGGAACAGCACGGTCGGGCCGCCCTCAGACGAGTCGAAGCCGGGCACATCGACCACGCGCCCGAACGGGCGGGTGGTGAACAGGTCCAGCGCCCGCTCGGCGTCACGGGTGTCATACAGCGGCAGCGCCGGATGGTGCTTGGTGGCGTGGTGCTTGTTGAGGAACGCCGCGTCGCGCTC from Mycolicibacterium phlei harbors:
- a CDS encoding MBL fold metallo-hydrolase RNA specificity domain-containing protein, encoding MAADDAWDTDLTLRCLGAANTVTGSKHLLESGDRRILVDCGLFQGVKVWRELNWSRPPVGPESIDAVVLTHAHLDHTGYLPRLVRDGFRGPIVCTRATAAVADIILRDSAMLQERDAAFLNKHHATKHHPALPLYDTRDAERALDLFTTRPFGRVVDVPGFDSSEGGPTVLFRRAGHILGAATVELVWQGRRIVFSGDLGRYDDPLMLDPEPVPAADYLVIESTYGDRLHERVDPADALAEAVNATVERGGTVVIPAFAVGRTQTLLYHLWRLREAGRLADVPIYLDSPMAINASDLLRTHQSDHRLAPQVYEGMRAMATYAREVEESMEISASRDPKVVISASGMASGGRVLHHLRAFGPDPRNTIMVTGYQVPGTRGRSIAEGERFLKIFGEWIPINAQVVNLRMLSAHADADELMRWASGFTSAPRRTFVVHGEPQAADTLRRRIDREFGWPATVPRMNQLFTL
- the bcp gene encoding thioredoxin-dependent thiol peroxidase, which gives rise to MPQTPRLEVGDKAPAFSLPDADGNIVNLSDYKGRKVVVYFYPAAMTPGCTKQACDFRDSLAELNEAGLDVIGISPDKPEKLAKFRDRDQLNFPLLSDPDKKVLTAWGAYGEKTMYGKTVQGVIRSTFVVDEKGKIEVAQYNVRATGHVAKLRRDLSV
- a CDS encoding DUF3618 domain-containing protein codes for the protein MADRDPEDIKRDIDQAREQLAATVDTLAQRANPSRLADDVKAAAVRFVTKPPVMISLAGVGVLTLVLVVRRIRR